The DNA region TCATTAATCTGTGTGATACCAGCAGTTTGTTCTTTAATGCTTTCTGCCATATCATTGATAGATTGGACAAGTAAGTTAGTATTTGCTTCTATCTCACTTAAAGACTTTTGGGTTCTTTCTGCAAGTTTTCTTACTTCATCAGCCACGACGGCAAAGCCTCTTCCGTGTTCTCCTGCTCTTGCAGCTTCTATGGCAGCATTAAGAGCTAGAAGATTGATTTGATCAGCTATATCACCTATAATGCTTGTTACATTTTTAATATCTTCACTTTGAGCGATAACATCACTTGTTTTTTGAGAAACATTTTGCATAGAGGAGGTTATCTCTTCTAAAGCAGCAGCAGTTTCTTCTAAAGAAGCAGCTTGAGAATTTGAACTTGTAGTAAGGTTTTGCACAGCGTTTTGAAGTTTGGAGCTTTCATTGGCTAAAGAATTTGCAAAATCAGAGCTTTGTTTAAGCATTTTGATGATTTCTTCGCCTAAGGCATTAGTGGTTACTTCTACACTACCGCTTGCATTTTCTATTTTGTGTCTAAAGTCTAAGTTTTTATACTCTTCAAAAATATCGTGGATTTTATTCATATCTTTACCCACTTTAGTTTGTAAGACATCAAGGAGATTATTAAGAACACTTTTAAGTTCTATAAGTTGAGGGTTTCTAGGATTAGCTGTGATTCTTGCTGTGAGATTGCCACTTTCTACAATGGAAACGGTCTCTACACTTTCTTTCACGGCTTGACTATCTCGGTCTAAGCCTTCTTTAGTGGCTTTGATGTTTTCGTTAATAGCAGCTGCCATTTGACCGATTTCATCATTCGCACGAGGGCGTAAATTGCCAGGTAATTCTGTCGTTTCTAGATTGATATATTTAAAAAACGCAAACAAATGCTTGGATACATTTTCAATTCTTGTAGTAATATAATTTTTAACATAATACAAAATGGCGACACTAAGCACCAGCAAACTAATCAAAGAAGTCAAAACTATGCTAAACAATAAGTCATAGAAAGGCTCGTAAATACTGCGAGTTGGAGCGACAGTAACCATAGTGAAATAGGCATCAGAATTAGCAATTTTAAAAGGTTGGACCCCAGCCATATACGCACTACCCATATAATCATACTCATAAATTCCTCGTTTATTTTCCATAGAAGCATTTATAATGTTTTGCGCACTTTCATCAGTATTTACCTCACGCAAATTCTTACCTAAGAAGTCTTTGTTAGGATGCAAGAAAACCACGCCATCTTGAGTCATTAAAAATCTTCTATCCTCGCTAAAAATACTGCGTCTTGGGTCTAGCAAATCCTGACTTAAAGCACTCACATTATACAAAATGCCTAAGGTTCCTACCTTTTGTTTTTGAGAATTAAAGATGTTAAAGCTAAAATTGATTGTGAAAATATTTTTATTTTTAATTTGGACATTAAAAGGTTTAGACACAAACATTTTATCATTATTAGTATCAATATTTTGACTAAGCACATTTTTAAGACCATTATCCATCACTTCACCCGCTCCATTTGCTGCTATATAAGACTTAGAATGAGGCAAAATGATATAAGCATATTCTATAAAATCAGATGAACCCGATAAAGCCTCTAAAACATCTAACAATTCCCTATCACTTAACTCTCCTCGCTCTAATGCTGTATTAAGTCTATTAACCGCAAATTGAGTTGTTGCACTTACTCGATTGATAAAGCCTTCCGTCTTATTAACATTTCTTGCACCTGCGTTATCAATTAAGGAACGCGCCTCTTTACTTAAAACCTGATAACTTTGATAAGAAACAATGAGAGTTAAAAAGAAAATAACTAAAAATACACAACAAAGAACAATGGTGATAATTTTAGTCCCCAGTTTAAAATTATTTAACATTATGATAGCTCCTTTTTATATTTAAAAACTTTGGATTTTACCAAAAAAAAAAAAAACAAATTCTTAAAATAAAATTAAAATGAGATTTTTTTGTCCTAATGGCATAAAATTAAGATAAGCCCATAAAATATAGGGCTTAAAAGAAAGTTTTAAAAATTTGATTTTGATAAAGGGAAGGTTTGCACTAAAAATTACTTTTTCTTAGGACGAAAGATTTTAATATTATCCTCATTATTTTCTATATACGCACCACCTATTAAATCTATGCAGTAAGGTATAGCAGGGAAAACAGGCTCTAAGCACTCTTTTATGGCTTTTGGATTACCCGGGAGATTTAAAATAAAGCTTTTGCCACGAATACCAGCAGTTTGTCTTGAAAGTATGGCTGTGGGGACAAATTTAAGGCTTTCTTGTCGCATTAATTCTCCAAAACCCGGCATCATCTTATCGCAAACCGCCTCTGTGGCTTCAGGGGTTACATCTCTAAGTGCCGGTCCTGTGCCACCACTTGTAACGATAAAATCGCATTTTTTCTCGTCGCTTAAAAAAATCAGTTTTTTAACTATCTCATCATAATCATCAGCAATAAGCTCTTTATGAAAAATAATTTGATTTTTAATATAAGAGCTTAAGACTCTCTCCACCTCGCAAGTGGCTTTATCCTCGTAAATTCCACTGCTTGCCCTATCGCTTAGGGTTAAAATTCCTATGTTAATAATATCCATTTTTTCTCCTTTACAACCAACCTTTTTTCTTAAAAACATACACAGGGACGATGATAGAGATTATCATCACACCAAGCACAATAGGATAAGCATAGTGCATTTCAAGTTCAGGCATAAATTTAAAATTCATTCCATAAATCGTTCCTATTAAAGTCGGTGGCATCATCGCCACAGTAGCAACCGTGAAAAGTTTAATGGTCCTATTTTGCTCGATATTAATTTGTCCTGTGAGTATAGTTTGAATATTATCTAAAATATTAAACTGCGAAACGCTAAATTCCACAAGCGAATTTAAGTCTTTTAAAACTATGGTTAAATTTTGCTTAATATCCTTATCGATTTTATCGCTTTTTAAAAGAGAGGTCATAGCACGGCGTTTATCAAAAAGTGAGTCGCGAACACGCATATTTAAATCTTGCAAATTTGAAATATCCTTTAATAACTCATCATACCCACCCTCATTTTTCTTTTCTAAAATACTACTTCTTAAACGCCTCGCCTCTTTATCAATCCACTCTAGCAAGTCCGCATCCTTTTCCACACGCACTTCAAACATTTTGTCAATAATATCAAAACCATCTTCGAAATTTTTAGGACTGGCTAAAATGCGGGTTTGAATTTCATTAAAGGTGCTAAAATCGCTATAACGCACGGTAAAAAGAATATTTTTAGCCGTAGCAAAGGTGATGATTTCGGTGTGAAGGTTGAGATTTTTCTCATCATCAAGCTTTAAGCCTTTCATTAAAAAATGTGCATTGATTGTAATGCTAGTGCTATCCTCCCAGTATTTAGCACTTAGCTCTATCTCACCTCTTTCTTCCTCGCTTGGAAATTGCAAGTTAAAATGCGAAGAAATAAAACTAATCTCATCAGGCTTTGGGTGTAATAAATCTATCCAAAGGATATTTTGTGGCAAAGCTCCGCTTTTAAAGTCAAATTCTAGCCTCTTCACTAAGGCGTCTGGGGTTTTTGTGTAAATATAGAGCATTAAATTCCTTTAAAAAATAATAGTTTTATTTTTATGGATAAATATTCTATCCTCAAAAACTAAATCTAAGGCGTGAGAAAGAACATTTTTTTCCACATTTCTCCCTGCTTCTTGCATTTGCTTCCAACTAAATTCGTGATTGATATTAATCACATCTTGAGTGATGATAGGACCCTCATCTAAATTATTATTAACAAAATGTGCAGTCGCTCCTATAATCTTAACCCCTCTTTCAAAAGCTTGTTTGTAAGGGTTTGCACCGATGAAAGCAGGTAAAAATGAGTGATGAATATTAATAATTTTACCCTCAAAATGTCGCACAAAATTTGGACTTAAAATTCTCATATATTTAGCTAAAACTAAATAATCAAATTGATAATTTTCAAGGCACTCAAGCACTCTACCCTCTTGCTCCTCGCGGCTTGTATTTTCAGCACTGATGAGATGATAAGGGATATTAAATTTATCAACCAAGTTTTTTAATTCATTATGATTAGAAATCACGGCTTTAATGTTTGCTTCAAGCTCATTGCTATAATGACGGATTAGTAAATCCCCCAAACAATGGCTTTCTTTAGTAGCAAAAATGACAATATCTTTTTTTCTTTTTTCGTGAAGTTCTATTAATGCTCCCTCTCCAAGCATAGCTTCAAGTGTTCCCACAAAGGCTTTTGGCTCAAATTCTCCCTCTAAAAGTGCGCGGAAAAAAAACATCTCTTCACCGACAAATTCATCGTTTTTAATAATATTAATATGATATTTAAAAATCACATCAGCAATTCTATAAATAAGCCCCTTAGCATCTTTTGTGCAAATTTTTAAGACATAGTGCATTTTAATCCCTCTAAATAAGCCATCATTTCTTTTTCTTTCTCGCTTTGTAATTTTAAGCCTAGCATTTTACCAGAAAATCCCTGCTTTAGATAAGTTTGAGCTTGAATTTGACTATGAAATTTCTCCTCATAAACACCTAAAAATTTAGCCCTTTCAATACGCTTTTGATCCCAAAGCCCTAGCCAAGATTTAAGCGGCAT from Campylobacter upsaliensis includes:
- a CDS encoding methyl-accepting chemotaxis protein; translation: MLNNFKLGTKIITIVLCCVFLVIFFLTLIVSYQSYQVLSKEARSLIDNAGARNVNKTEGFINRVSATTQFAVNRLNTALERGELSDRELLDVLEALSGSSDFIEYAYIILPHSKSYIAANGAGEVMDNGLKNVLSQNIDTNNDKMFVSKPFNVQIKNKNIFTINFSFNIFNSQKQKVGTLGILYNVSALSQDLLDPRRSIFSEDRRFLMTQDGVVFLHPNKDFLGKNLREVNTDESAQNIINASMENKRGIYEYDYMGSAYMAGVQPFKIANSDAYFTMVTVAPTRSIYEPFYDLLFSIVLTSLISLLVLSVAILYYVKNYITTRIENVSKHLFAFFKYINLETTELPGNLRPRANDEIGQMAAAINENIKATKEGLDRDSQAVKESVETVSIVESGNLTARITANPRNPQLIELKSVLNNLLDVLQTKVGKDMNKIHDIFEEYKNLDFRHKIENASGSVEVTTNALGEEIIKMLKQSSDFANSLANESSKLQNAVQNLTTSSNSQAASLEETAAALEEITSSMQNVSQKTSDVIAQSEDIKNVTSIIGDIADQINLLALNAAIEAARAGEHGRGFAVVADEVRKLAERTQKSLSEIEANTNLLVQSINDMAESIKEQTAGITQINESVAQIDQTTKDNVEIANESAIISNTVSDIANNILEDVKKKKF
- the purU gene encoding formyltetrahydrofolate deformylase; this translates as MHYVLKICTKDAKGLIYRIADVIFKYHINIIKNDEFVGEEMFFFRALLEGEFEPKAFVGTLEAMLGEGALIELHEKRKKDIVIFATKESHCLGDLLIRHYSNELEANIKAVISNHNELKNLVDKFNIPYHLISAENTSREEQEGRVLECLENYQFDYLVLAKYMRILSPNFVRHFEGKIINIHHSFLPAFIGANPYKQAFERGVKIIGATAHFVNNNLDEGPIITQDVININHEFSWKQMQEAGRNVEKNVLSHALDLVFEDRIFIHKNKTIIF
- the corA gene encoding magnesium/cobalt transporter CorA, which encodes MLYIYTKTPDALVKRLEFDFKSGALPQNILWIDLLHPKPDEISFISSHFNLQFPSEEERGEIELSAKYWEDSTSITINAHFLMKGLKLDDEKNLNLHTEIITFATAKNILFTVRYSDFSTFNEIQTRILASPKNFEDGFDIIDKMFEVRVEKDADLLEWIDKEARRLRSSILEKKNEGGYDELLKDISNLQDLNMRVRDSLFDKRRAMTSLLKSDKIDKDIKQNLTIVLKDLNSLVEFSVSQFNILDNIQTILTGQINIEQNRTIKLFTVATVAMMPPTLIGTIYGMNFKFMPELEMHYAYPIVLGVMIISIIVPVYVFKKKGWL
- the mog gene encoding molybdopterin adenylyltransferase; translated protein: MDIINIGILTLSDRASSGIYEDKATCEVERVLSSYIKNQIIFHKELIADDYDEIVKKLIFLSDEKKCDFIVTSGGTGPALRDVTPEATEAVCDKMMPGFGELMRQESLKFVPTAILSRQTAGIRGKSFILNLPGNPKAIKECLEPVFPAIPYCIDLIGGAYIENNEDNIKIFRPKKK